A window of Anabas testudineus chromosome 7, fAnaTes1.2, whole genome shotgun sequence genomic DNA:
CTTACCTCACTCTTTCCTTGGCTCATTCCCACAGCTGAGCTAGAGAAGCAGAAGGGAGTGGTGAGGCCCAGCATGTCGCAGAGTTCTGGTCTGAAGAAAGAAGCGGGCAATGGGAGCATGAACCGCGCCAGTCTGGATGACACCTACGCCATGGGAGAGGGCCTGAAGAGGAGCGCCCTCAGCAGCTCCCTGCGAGACCTCTCTGAAGCAGGTACAGCCAAAACGTCTTTGCTCCTAGCAGCTGGTCCTTTTGGTAGGAAAGCGTTCCTCCTTTTTGTCATCCACCCCTCTGTGATGACGTCATGGGGGATGAAAACcagcaaaatgttgtttcaCGGCACCACACATTTTTAGAGTCCTCTCCTTTAAATGCACTTTCCAACTCATGATTGGATAGGTTGGCTTAGAGAGATTTAAGGTGTTTCACCATTCAAAGACTGAACAAAGAGTTACAGACCTATTTGAGAATAGGTGAATTGTTCAGAAAGTTaagattgatttttttctagATCTCCTCAGTGATGAATGAAATTGATGGGCAGTTGTCACTCCTAACATTTTGGATGACTTTACATACCCCCTCATGTTTTTTAccatcatgttttctttgtgtaatCTTTTTTGCATTCCTGAGTTTGTTTCATCCAAAGACATTTCATGggagttttatgttttattcaataATCACGTGCCATTGCCTCTCATATATATTTGTGGACCGAACGAGTCAGTGCAGCTGTTTTTACGCAGCCAGCAGATCAAGATTTAGTACCAGCTTGGTGTAAGCAGTCATTTCACATCCATGAATATCAGTGTTTAACACAGTCGCTGTGTCTCTGCAAGCAACAATGCGTTTCATTCATTACAGATGACAGCTATGTGAAGTTATTGGGTGATTAACTTGATAACAAAATGAAATCCAGTCAGGGGTCTGCCTCACTGTTGGTAAAATGACACGCTTTGCTCTTATGATCACTCAATCCTCAGCGGGAAATGAGAGGTCAGTCAGTGAAGACGTCCGTAGAAGTCCCTCCACCCTCCCGTCTCCTGTGTTTCTTTACAATACAGGACGTGGCATGTTAGTGGGCTCATTTTTGTtaagtgttttcttattttttttctcctgccaTAACCCATTTCATGTGTATTTACTGTTATTTCCACACGCATCAGGTATTATCCCGTTTCTGTGTCCATTGGCTTAGTGtgccaaactgcagcagaaagctCTGTTCGCTCTCAGACCTGTATATGCCTGTACATCCCATGTGCAACAACCACTGTATTGCTTTTGATGTGTCTCCTCCTTTGTGACTGTCACTGAGACTGGCTTTTTTCGCCAAACCTAACCCTGATGAAAATCTGCATCTTGTGACAACAGTAACCATTGTTGTCATATTTTATCAAAAGATGAATTTGGGCAAAAAAAGAAGTTATTAGTAGTATCCCACAATCTGGTAGTAAAACACTTGGTCCTTATTTATTGAGAACATGGATTTTAGAGTATTACTTGACTGAGCCTCCAGaagtgcttttaaaaacaaagtcaaatttcAATGCAGCTTTAGTTTCCCACTAGAGTGAAGATGCGGCTTCACTGTACAGCTAGCCACAGTACCACGTGCCACAAACCACCCTCCTGGCCCTCTCCCCCTTCTGGCCTATATTTGGACCTTACTCACATTCACAATCCACTGCACTGCCCCCCTATGGGACTGGTGGGCGGCCTAAACGTCTGTAGTAGATCCAGAAGTGCTGTCGATCTCTAATCTGTGGTATTGCATGTCTCGGGCAGGCAAGCGGGGGCGTCGCAGCAGTGCAGGATCACTAGACAGCAATATGGAAGTAAGTTGGAAGCAGCTGGTATCCAAGCTACTCTCTATGTGATGATGTGCACTGTGAAAACACACCATTTATTTTTGGTCTTACACCCTCTTTGCTTCATAGACTCAGTCCATTTGTTtggatcatttatttttcttcctggGATGCCTTATAACCTGCTTGCCTCAGTTAGTGTGCATGCATGGGTTGCCTGCCTCTGATCCTGCCCCTTTTCTTGGTAGCCAGAGAACTtctgtttttggtcattttatatGGCCAATGTACACACAATCTTCAAACAAGCATGACTCTACTAATCCCTCCTCTGATCCCTCCCCTTGTggcctgtctctgtctgtctttcattcAGTCACATCCCAGAGGTTTTCATTtggttcttcttctctgtggCAGGGTTTTGTTCCGTACATCTCCTGCAGCCCCTCTCCCTGTCTTggtctttcctttttctcttatTCAAAACATCTCTTAAATGCTGTAAGGTTCAGGAAGGATTGTAGCCTTCATAGTCAGAGGTCTACTGATGGGCTTCACACGGACTTACTAAGATGTGGATTTCATTCATCCATCTTTCACTCATTTCATGTGTCCATGAGTTCATGTGTTCTGTTGAAGTCTGGGACCCTGAAAATTTCATTCTGCTTTCAAAGACGTCATATGGTTTTTCTCCCTTCTTAGATGAAGCATGTGccaaagaaaaagcttttttagGAGTATTTCCACCTGGATATTGAGTAATATTGGACCAGAACAGGCGGGAAGGTGCCCAGGCCTGATGTGTCTGCACACGAGAGTTTAGTTCCTCCTGCCTTCTGACTCCTAGTTGAATGCTAATGTGTGGATTACAAGTTTGCCTGTCACATCCTCTGCATGTGGAAACTATGCCTCCGTTGACTTTAACAAATTGCATGTGTGAATCTTAGAGGGTTTGACACACTGACTGCAAatgaaggtgaaatgtcttTTCTACCCCTGTTAATGCCATTATTTATGTCTTAATCGATTATTACGTAGTCACTCTTGTTAAAGATTAACTGTTTCAAACCAGTTAGCTCCTCAACAGTCAGGGCTTTTCACTAGAAGGCTCCCTACATCATGAAGTGTTTGCCCAAGCTGAAATGTTCCCAGTGTCGCTGCTGCCTATCATGAAAACCTTTTTAGTTTCTCATTTGCATGCCCTATAACATTTTGCTACTGAAAGACAACTGTGAATTTATCCTGCTGGTGCCTTGTAGCTGTAGTTTAGTAGCTGTCATGTAGTAGCACTTTCACATTGTCTGATGGACATGCTGTTACCTTTTCTCCCTCTTGCAGGGGTCCATCATTAGCAGTCCACACACACGCCGGAGAGCCACCACGCCACGTGAGGGCGCCCCCCGCGGCCATCCCTCCATTCCCAACTCCGCATCGACTTCCATCCTTGGGTCACTCTTTGGCAGCAAGCGAGGCAAACCATCCTCCCAGAGTCACTCCCCTTTCCCTCCGCCCGGTCACCCCACCCTCATATCTCACAAGCCCCACCCGACCAACCTGCACCACACTGCACAGGTGGCGCATGCAGTTCAGGCCCAGCTCCATGGTCACCATTCCCAGTACTGCCAAGTCCCACAGAACCCGCCACcttaccaccaccaccaccactaccacccccctccccacacacagTACCACCAGCATCCGGCCTACACCTCACATGCACACCAACACACCCATTCGCAGCACAGCCATTACAGCCAGCATTCCCATCACACCTCACACTCCCAGCACGCTCCTCACCACCACAGTCAGCAAGTGGGTTCGGCACCTGGCGGCCCCAAACCTAAACACAGTGGCATCAGCACCGTAGTGTGATGCTCCTAATGCAGAGAGGAGAAGTGAGGAGGGACCATTGCTTACACCAAAGGGACTGACAGCATAACTCTATGGCCtgtccactgtgttttactgctgctgtgatggAAACCAATCACACACAGTCACCTTTTTCACCTCCACGTCCAACTAATATGTAGGATGGAAATCGGACTCAAATCTCCCACCAGGGGCCTTTATTAGTTTGCCTGATCATGGACTTGGCCGTGTCAGGGTTTTGTGGGGCGGGGGTTCTGTACAGGAAGATGCTCTttgttttccacacacacacctcctggCTGTGACAGCTGAAGAGAAAATGTGTATTCTCACCGGGCCGCTCCCCACCGCTTCATTCCCTCAATAGCCTGTCTTACCTTCACATAATCAGGAGCAAAGATGAtctgagacaaaaaaacatggctgactgtttttctctcacagtGATGGGGTCATTTCTTGGGCACAGCCTTTTGGAAGTCGGCTTTCAACTCTTCGGTTTGCAGATCACCTGTGCGTGCTACCATCATATGAATGCTACTTGTTGTTGCCTCCCGTAGAGCTCATACGTAGTGAAAAACCTAGATATCATTTCACAGGAACTTAAAATCAAAGGACAGGTAAACAACTGAGTCGAGCGCCTCAGTCATAGTAGTTCTAgtgctgtatttactgtagatgaCAGCTATATGTGTTGTCTCCTAGCTCTCATAAATAAATGTGCCAATTATTAATGCATAATCTATTTAGTCAAgacttcatgtacagtatatcgTGCGTAAAAGTAATTTGTAAGATTATActtacaattattattatcagcaAAACTTTTATCAGTATTATACTGACTCTGGTAACAGGATGTAGATCTGAAAGGAGTGAACTCCCGTACAGCCCGGCCTATAATGCTTTCTGAAATCTTTTTGCCTTTCTAATGGAGCAGGAGGTGTCTCTGGATGGCAGCTGTTGCATATGGGCCTAAAAGGGCTGCGCTGCAGCCTCAAAGCAGACTTTTCCTGTCACCTCTCACGAATGACAAACTGGGTTGGTTGGTTGTTTTCATCTTAGTTTACTTTACATACTGTGGCTGctcaaacagtaaaaaaaaagcatagaaGACAGTGAAAAggccttttgtttttcatttacaaacTGACCCACAGAATGCCTGAAGTAACACGACACGTCTGTTGCCTTTGACAtatgcagcagctgctccattGACTCTGAAAATTAAAAGCGGAATCACTTAAATACTGTTCTTTTGCCTCGtttagtctgtttttttatttaccactgTGGTGCGGtgagttaaaaacaaatcagttctTAGTTTGAAGttctatttttcatctttttttttatatcatacGTGCAATATCTTTGTACTGATTTTGTACATCAAGAACAAGCAAGGTGTCCATCTGAGTTATGCATTTTTCATGTTGCCtcgttatttatttattttagtttttgacCCCTGTCAGAGTCTTTCTCAGTAAATTAATATGTGGCTGTCCTCGTGGTCTTACGAGAGGTACAGACTCGGAGTTCAGTAGAATGTCtagtaagttttttttttttttgttttgttttttttttttgcatgttattGACGTGAGGCTATTCTCTGCACATTGTATAACAAATCAGTGTTACCATAGCAAGTTTAAGTGCAATCATGTTCAGACTTGTACTGAGAGTGGAAGTCTGTTATCTTGTTGTCCAGGACGAGATTcaggggataaaaaaaaacaaaacaaaacaaaacaaaaaaaaaaaacttttttcatttaataatatataaatacttaCTTAAACAGTTCACAGTGGAAAGAggaatgtgtgtatatattttaataaaggaATATGCTTCTCTTTGGGCTGAACAGAAATATTTTGCTGGATAAGCACATATGAAAGaacactttcattttttcagGAAATGCAGTTATAATATACAAAATGCAAACTGAACAAAGGCATATGGGAATATGTAAAGAATAACTTTCTACATTCTACAAATAAGAGTCTATTCTAGTGTGTAAATTAGTGACAGTAAACTGTTTGTCCCGATATTCaggttgtaaatgtattttaacattcACAAAGAAAACCATTGCTTCCTCTCACACATTTCTCCTCATGTGAATTAACATAGGACGCTCAAATGACAGACATATCACATATGGGACATCATTGATCAGTTGAATGTGTCTTTCCActgatttcatatttttattctaattctGAAATCTTGGGATGATGTAAAACCGAGgaatctgtttgttttggtgtgtgttgtgttcagttGTCTACAGTCATTATTTGTGAGAAAGTACCCCAACAATGCACTGCATGGATCTGATGCATCATGTGTCCTGTTCACTGTGAGCTGATGgcggaggagaggagggggtgaATCAGCCTATAAATTTTGACTTCTGCTCTGGTTTTGATTAATTTGGAATTTCCTGATGTTGACGTGTTCGTGTTGTTCCATATTAAGCTGGTAGTTATTGAAACACAGCATGTATTTCATCAACAAAGCCATGGTGTAAATTACAAACATGAAGAGCATTGCACTTCCGTTGCTGAGGGCTTTCATTATGTACATATGGGGATTTTGATGTGTAAAATGATGAACTGCTTTGCAGAAGGCTTTATATTTATGAAGCTGTAAAGGGACCAAGATGGGGGTTGAAAGGGTTGTACATAATGTGTATATGAACAGTACCCTATTATGATATCTGCAGTTAAGATCAGGATGTATATACATCACCTCATAGATGGATGTAAGGGGTGATATTTGAACATATCGATTGTCTCGGCCTCCAGCTGTTGCGAATGACATTTGCTGTAGAACTCAAAAACAGACTGTTAGAAGGTTTTCTGCCATTTACATTCAGCTCTCATACATGCAACCTCCACCTCctactctctcacacacacacacacacacacacacacacactcacacacacatcccgCTGCAAGCTGTTAAGTCTGGCGTGagatacattttttaaaaaaagacaagaatggTCTCATTTCTATGTGCATTCTGTTTGTACAGTGAGTAGTGAGTCAGTAAGACCCCCAGTTATTGTAAAACTTCAACTGTGACCATGTtgagaacacaaaataaacaaatatatgacTTATGGTACGCAGgtgttgtatttctttctctccagtgtatgaatatttttctgtgtaattcAGTCCGGAGACACTCTGTCTTTTCACTGGGACTCTAATCAAACACACTGTTCTATGCCCTTTTTTGTATAATGCACTTCACATTAGTGCCTTATCTTTTGGGCTCTCATATCTTGTGCTTCCAGGCTCTAACAGTGCTTTCCGCTAGCATTTCCACTAGAGGGCATGCATCAAagtacaataaaatgaaatggaaaatctGTGCCATTACACCACCTATGGGTAAAAAGTGTACTTGCTACATCATTTCTCCATGCTCTTCTCTCAGCTTTGAACCCCGTCTCTGAAGCTGTGGGAGCGTGACAAGATTTTTCTTAGTTTCCGTTCTGCATTGTAGCTCAACGTTTCCATTATGCATTTTCTTGCTGACCTGAAGCTCCTTCAGGATTTAGGGGCATGAAGCCGTGCATGCTTCCAGCTGTCTTTTGCAGTAATTTTGGCCACTGTACCCTCAGCACTGCAGTGGATGTCAGTAACAAATGGAATGAGTGGGAGGGCTTCAGATAGCCTGGGCAACTGTTTTTTAAGAGATCAACTCTTATCTCCTTAAAGCAGATGGATTTCTCTCATGTCAAATGCGCCATACAGTAACTGTGCAGCATTATTGGTGCGTTCTTCACATGACGCGGTTCTCTAACGGGCATGCATTATTCTGAGTTCAAACCTTGTCGGttagaaaacaggaaaacctGGAGGTCGGAGAGAACTTTTGAAAGACATTAAAACTCAGAAATGGGCAAGAACAAAACGCGGACTTTGAGAATTTAGGGATGACTGGCACCACAGGAAGCAAAACCTGATTCGAAAAGGTTTGTATTGAGtccaaaatattttcatatgaCGCTAACTTATCAATTTGCTCATATTGCAACACTGATTGCAGTTTCACTCCAGTGAAACCAGTAACATTTCATTTAGATATGACAGCAGCTGAAGATAGGCCATTTTTGTTAACCTAACACACTGTTTTATGTGCACACTGTCACTAAGTGCTGTTCTCTAAACTTCTTTTGGAgcaataatttgtcaaaatAATTACCCAAACTGCAAATGACCTTTTTCTGATCTTCCAGGATGCTGTCCAGTTTAACCTTAGCCGTCCTCCTTCTCCTGGCAACATCAAGTGCACACGCTATTCATCAACCCTGCCTATGCTCAGCTCTCCCGTCTGGTGGTCTCACAGTCAACTGCAGCACTTTAAACCTTATGGAGCTTCCTTCTCTGCCCTCAGACACAACAGAGCTCTATGTGGAGGACAATTTGCTTACCACAGTGACTCCAGGCCAGTTTGACAGAGTGGTTAGTTTGAAAAAAGTCTCACTATCTGGCAACCCCTTCCACTGTGACTGCAGGATTCAATACCTGAGGAACTGGTTGCTGAAGAACAGGGCTATTGTTTTAAAGGAGCCTGTCTGTGTCAGTCCAAGCTCTGTGGCTCAGAAAGCCATCACAGAACTCAGCGATGACTACTTTTCTTCCTGTGTCCTGGCAAGTTGTACTGATGTGGCTTATAACACCTTATTGGGGGTGACGCTATGCTGTGTCCTTGTTCTGCTTCTGTGGAGCTACAGACTGGCCCGGAGGTCTACCTTCACTCTCTACATAGATAAGAGACATGCAGGATTTCAAGCAGACTCTTTGCGCTCAATGAAGCCCAAACACAGGAGAAGGCCGCACACTGAACTGTCACAGGTCAGTGTGGACTACGATTCTCTCAGTTATACAGATGATCTCCAAAGGCCACTCATAAACATGGAGTTACGGCCCCAAGTAATGGATGTGTTGCACAAAAAGCACGATAAAAGGATAAAGGCTACCTGAGGGACCTCTTTGTTTGCTACAGTGGAATTAGatacaacaaaaacaccacaaGTGACAAAGAGAGGTGGAGACAGTATTAAGGAAATACAATACAGTTGACTTACTGCTGCACCTTTGGAGCTTATAAGACTTCATCTGGGTCACATTTCCCTTTACATGTAGCCTCGtatttttactatttctgtagtttataaaatgtgttcacaACAGACaccccaaaaaataaaaaatatgctgTAACGTATTGAGAACTACTTTGACTTGTGACTCTGCTGACAACGACTGAGCTCTAACACTTGGACGTTTGTGAACGCTTTCGAATTTCCTTTATTTCTACAGTAAGAAGTACACGTCTCTGGAAATGGcgtttaaaatgaaaagagcatGTATTGAGGTGGTGCATAATTAGGGCGAGCAACATCTTGGCCATTTCGGATAAGTTGTGAATTTCCAATTGAGAAAACATGCATACAAGTTGTGTAACTATtgcttgtatttttttcttcaagtcAAAGTATTTACAGTGAGTGAATTACTACAAGTGGTTGAACACGGCACATAGTAAATGCCTGTAAATGGCGTTGTGCTTGTATCCAATGAAATGTTTAGTGAACTTTTACTTCTTAGTAGATTTAAAACGTCATAATAAACAGGTTATGGCAGGATTTCATCACTTAACAAATCTGAAAAGTCTGATTTGTGCAAATACTGGTCTCACTAGACAAAATGCAGACAGACAATACTACCACAGGACAATATTGCACATCAAACagttgtttttacagtacagtagtactCCTCTTATATCCATGCATAGATTTTCCAGGATACATGAGTAAACAAATGAGTAAAAATGTATTGAGAAAAGGTCACCTGGAGAATAAAGGTCAAATGTAGTCTGAATAtgctctttaaaaacactgGTAAATTCTTGTAATAAATATAGGATGATTTCAGGATTTATACTCATCTAAAACATCACTATCATCTAAAAAAATACTTAGTGGGGTCAAATAAGGCAGCTCTTTTGCTTAATGAAAAATAGGTCATTAAGACTACCCATCTAAACGAAACAATATAAAACAGTGGCtgacagtttcagtttcatgaggaTTTTTCTCTAAAGTCTGTCTGAgtgttaaaagtttaaaagatGACTCATATTGTTGTTAATGCCCTGTCAGGTGCTAAACAATGTCCACAGTGTTAGGACCGCCATGATCACATTAGCAAACCCTCTGAGCTCAAAAGCCTACTGAGGCACAAACTTCTCCTTCTCAAAGATGAGGTCAACAGCTTCTGCCACATCCTGCACAATGTGGCCTGGCTCCACTAGTGCAGGGTCAAATCTGAAGTCCCTGTGTCCGTGAAACACAGTCTCTTTGATGCAGTGGTTTGCATCAGATGGCACCTCAGCGTTGGGGTTGTAGACCCCTGTGCAGACTAGGACAGATTTACAGGAAGTAGCAGAGGGCAACGCTAGCTCACTCTCCCACAGGCTGTCGATCTCCTCGTCCTGGGGCACTGTTGTAGTGGACCCTGTGGCGGCCACCATCTTTGCAATGGCTTTGGGGTTCTTTCTAGCAGCTCTCTCTTGCAGGTAGCGGTTGTATAGGTTAGCGCCATAGATGTCAGTCATAAGGTTATCTCTAAGAATGCAGGAGAAGACAGGTTTGCTTAGTGCTTCAAGCAATATGCACAGCGTTAGCATAGACGTGCGCAAGAATGTCTATATTTTCTGCTACTCTCAGGGCTATTCCACTGACACCGAGCTGGCACGCAGAAAGGCAGAACAGCTGTGCCAGCATGGTGGCAATCATCATGACAAGAAGTGAAACATGAAGTCAAAGGAGTGTGATATGCAGACAGTTGCAAGGGAGAAGTTAGTTCTCTCTTACACGTATATTTTCTTACCAAATTATTGAGCAACGTCTTAGTAAGGTTAGCTCCATTTTATTCTGCAGCACTTGTTCCTGCTCTCTGCCTTTTGTCATTCCTTGCAAGTACACTGTGATTCAACTGCCTCATAAGTGAAATCTGATAATGGTTCTTCCATTTTCCACATTGCATTTTCTTAATATGTTCTGAGCACCGTTAACAGCCTTTGCAATATGCTGAGGAAGCTGATTTCTTACCCTATAGCATACAGAGTAGTAATGGGAAATGTCCATTGCCGCTGCATGGCCTGGCTTCTGATGAGGTACTCTGCAAACTGGTAGGTCAGCTCACTGGGTTTTCCCATAAGAGCCTCATACTTCAGGTCTTTACCCGTTATCTTCTTATAGATGTTCTCTAGGCACACAAGAAATGTCCCATGGCCAAACCTGAGACAAAATGAGAAGTTAAAGAAATACGTCAACATATTTATCCGAAAGCTTTAGGGAATTTGGCAGTGTTAGTAAATGAAACTCTGCGACGGCACTGATTTTGAAAGGTTACCGTGGAGAATGTGCCTCCGCCATCCACATGAGGTCCATGTTGCAGGCCAGCACGGAGAGGTGAGGTGTCTTTTGGGTTCGGTGGACATTGCTGAGGTTACCGTTGGTCAACAAAACATCGATTATGAGCTGCAGGTTGGTCTCCCACCGAATTGGCTCTCCCAACAGAACCACAGCTGtgtgtaaaattaaaagattatatttacatacatatatagataaTTATTATATCAGT
This region includes:
- the gp9 gene encoding platelet glycoprotein IX isoform X2 — encoded protein: MLSSLTLAVLLLLATSSAHAIHQPCLCSALPSGGLTVNCSTLNLMELPSLPSDTTELYVEDNLLTTVTPGQFDRVVSLKKVSLSGNPFHCDCRIQYLRNWLLKNRAIVLKEPVCVSPSSVAQKAITELSDDYFSSCVLASCTDVAYNTLLGVTLCCVLVLLLWSYRLARRSTFTLYIDKRHAGFQADSLRSMKPKHRRRPHTELSQMVSVPVF
- the gp9 gene encoding platelet glycoprotein IX isoform X1, which codes for MLSSLTLAVLLLLATSSAHAIHQPCLCSALPSGGLTVNCSTLNLMELPSLPSDTTELYVEDNLLTTVTPGQFDRVVSLKKVSLSGNPFHCDCRIQYLRNWLLKNRAIVLKEPVCVSPSSVAQKAITELSDDYFSSCVLASCTDVAYNTLLGVTLCCVLVLLLWSYRLARRSTFTLYIDKRHAGFQADSLRSMKPKHRRRPHTELSQVSVDYDSLSYTDDLQRPLINMELRPQVMDVLHKKHDKRIKAT
- the LOC113167981 gene encoding haloacid dehalogenase-like hydrolase domain-containing 5, with the protein product MKGLLSFYRGLHTLSNRQARRKAGIVGSRCGFCGTQSNSKLQPRFGLLFDIDGVLVRGRMPIPAAKKAVEKLVDNQGRFVVPVVFVTNAGNCLRQTKADQLSHILGVPITQEQVVMSHSPLRMFKKFHDKCVLVSGQGPVLEIAKNVGFNNVVSIDMLRESYPLMDMVDHNRRPKLPSSPVGHLPKVEAVVLLGEPIRWETNLQLIIDVLLTNGNLSNVHRTQKTPHLSVLACNMDLMWMAEAHSPRFGHGTFLVCLENIYKKITGKDLKYEALMGKPSELTYQFAEYLIRSQAMQRQWTFPITTLYAIGDNLMTDIYGANLYNRYLQERAARKNPKAIAKMVAATGSTTTVPQDEEIDSLWESELALPSATSCKSVLVCTGVYNPNAEVPSDANHCIKETVFHGHRDFRFDPALVEPGHIVQDVAEAVDLIFEKEKFVPQ